The stretch of DNA GTTTGTAAATCCATTTAAAACATTCTCTTGCGGCACGCTCCATGAGTTCAATGGAATCCACCGGCTCATTTTTTATGGTATAAGCATCTGCCTCACGGACTTTATCAACAGGTAGGATCTTCATAGGAAAAGAGGTTTTCCCAAAATTACGAAAAATCTAAGATCGGAGATCGGAGATCGGAGATCGGAGATTTCAATCATCGATCTCCGATCTCCGATCTTCGATCAAAAGCTTGCTTTCAGTGTCAGCATAAAGTTTCTTCCCGGGGCTGAGATACCGGAGCTGTAAGGCCGGTAGCGTTGATCCGTCAGATTCTCCACACCGGCAAAAACACTGAATACATCGGTGATCTGGTATCCTGCTTTCAGGTTTAGTGTATACCATGCAGGTGAGTATGGATTACCGTTAATATCTTTTGCATACAAATAATCCTTTCCCCTTTCTTCTTCAGGAAGGTTCTCATAGCTTACCTCCCCGTTATAAATAGCATACAGATCGAGGGTCAGTTTGCTCGCGTTAAAGGTCAAATGGGTTATCCCGAACCACGGAGCGGCATGCCTTAGCGGACTGGTACTGCCATCGTCCAGCTCTTCCTCACCTTTCTGGTAGTTAAACTGTGACGTGAGTCCAAACCCTTGTGGCAGATTGATCTCCACACCAGCCTGAATGCCATAAACATTGGCCTGCGAAGCATTCTGAATGGCCTGAACCCGGCTCATTTCACCGTCGTACATGATGCTGTCGAGACCGTTCAGAGTATAATCTCTTCGTACCATGGCATCATCCAGCAGGGTATAGTATCCTGTAACATCAATTCTCATATATTCACCAAAGACCTTTGACACTCCCAATTCCATATTCCACGCGTATTCCGCTTTGAGATCGGGATTAGGCACAACCACCGCACCCGGTTCAGAATCAAAAACTTTCCCGAGATCATCCACATTTGGGGAGCGGAATCCCGTGGAAGCATTGGCAACAATGGCCCATTGTTCCGTCGGATTGTAAACAATGCCCAGGTTACCCGTAAGGGCTCCATCGTTGATCTCCACTTCGGAGTAGGGGAATGGGTAGAAAACCAGATTATCGGTAAAATCGGCATTTAACACAAACTGGTTGTATCTGAGTCCTGCCTGTGCCAGCAGCTTTTCACTGATCTTAAACTGATAACTCAGGTAAGCAGCGTACGATGACCAGGTAGATTGGGGATAGCGGGATGGCCCCATGGTAAATATACCGGTAGAGATATCTTCATCCGTACCTGTTGAATTCACATCATTCACAACAGCCTCCAATCCGTAATAAAACACATGCCTTGATCCCAGTGTTTTCCCGAAATCGAGGTTCGCCGAATAAGCATAAACCTCTTCCAAACGGTTATAACGGGTGGATTTCCGGTAATCACGGTCTATCCTGCTTTCTTCGAAATATTGCTGAGCCAGCCGGAGTGTCATGTGGTCATAAACCGTATTCACCGACTTATTGGTGACCGTAAGGTTATTCATCATCCATATCTGCGGACCGTAGTACCATTCAGCACTGCGGGGCAATCCATTTTTCTTACGGATCAGCCGGTCGTAACGCGAATATTCTGTTGTGGCAGAATAATGAAACCCGTAAACGAATTCCCAGTGTTCCGAGGGTTTAAATCCGACCTTCTGCATCAGATTTACCTGGTTATATCCGGTAGGCTTCTGCACTTCCGGGTCATCATTGGTAACGACAACATCCGTACTATCCTGTCTTTGCACATACCAGGGCCGCAGGTAATCATCGGGGCCATAGCTTCCCATACGCAGGTCACCGAAGTGATTGCTAGAGAAGCTGGTTACGGACGCCCATTTCTTCCATCCTATTTTCACATGAAAATGACCTGTCATCTCATTATTCGCCGAAGAATACCTTGCGATGGCATTTCCCGTCACAAGGGTCTTACCGGTCAGCGAATACCTGGGCATAAGGGTCTGGAAACTCATAACGCCGCCGATAGCATCACTCCCGTATATCAGGGAAACCGGTCCGAAGATCACTTCTGCATTTTCCATGGCAAAAGGATCGAGGGAAATGACATTCTGCAGGTTTCCGCTGCGGAAAATAGCTGTATTCATCCTTACCCCGTCAACAGTATAAAGCAAGCGGTTGGTAGAAAAACCCCTAATCATCGGGCTTCCTCCCCCCTGCTGGCTTTTCTGTATGAAAATCTCTCCCGAATTACCCAGGAGGTCTGCCGCGGTCTGCGGGTTTTGCATGGCAATCTCTTTTGCAGAAATGGTCAGGATCTTCGCAGGCACCTCCCTTTCATCCATTTCCCAACGCGTTGCCGAAACAACAAGTTGGTCGAGAGAAATAGCCGTAGGATGCAAACTGAAGACAAATTCCATGCCTTCCAGTTCTGAGTAGCTTTTAGCTTCGGTCTTGTAACCGATCAGCCGGATATCTATCTTTTTCGCATCACGCAGCCGGGAAATATCCGCCTGTCCCTTTGCATTGGTGATGGTATAATAATTGGGGTCGTTGCTTGATAAGGTCACCATATCCAAAGGAGCCCCCGATTCGCTGTCGAGGACCGTGATGATCTGCGAAAAAACCGGAAAATTGATCAACAAGCTGATCAATATCAGGGTATTTATTCTTTTCATTTTAATTCAATTAATATAAAGCAATTTCGAATCTTATCTACCCCCTTTTCCTCCATTGAGTTGGCAGGGAAGAGCGGGTGTTGAATAAATCCGGATCCTACAAAAATCGTAAAGCTTGTCCTGGATAACGATCCTGTATATCATTCCAGGTCAACAAACTTTTGGAGGGGGAGAAAGCGGAGGTAAGTATACAGAAGAATAAAGGTCCAGGAAAAAGAAGCCGGGAACAAGGTCTTTCCCGGCAAGCCATCCGGCATATTCCACGATATTTTGAACAAACTGGACCTTGAGATAATCGACCAGTAATCTGCGGTTGCTATTTTGCTTATCCGATCCCATTGCCCTGGCTGTCATCTCGTTCAGTTTTCTGTTCAGACCGGTTTCCTTATCATCAGGCCAGCAAAGGTAGGCAACTGTATCGCCCAGCATTTCCGTTTCAACCACATCATACATCCTGCCATTAAACTCAAACTCCCGTTTATCTTTCCACGAAAGGAATGATTTGGCATCCCGGACATTGAACTTCAAGAGCTTCAGTTTACTTCTGTCGGGTTCAGTAAACAGTTTTTCCCTGATCTCCATACGAATGGCCTGCTTTTCGATGTACCAGGCAATGTTCAGCGAGAGCATTGGCAACACCATGGTAAAAAGGAGCAATATTCCTGTGTATTTCTTCAATCGTCAGAGATACGTTAAATCAGGTTGTAATGAAATGCGAAATTAGTAAATAATGTTAAGATGACGAAAAACCGGAAAATTGGCGATTCTGTATTCTGTATTCTGTATGTGCAATAGGATATGCAATTGAGAATTTACTATTTACAATGCATTGACAATATCAAATTGCATATTGCCAATCCTATAGTAAATACA from Bacteroidota bacterium encodes:
- a CDS encoding TonB-dependent receptor; its protein translation is MKRINTLILISLLINFPVFSQIITVLDSESGAPLDMVTLSSNDPNYYTITNAKGQADISRLRDAKKIDIRLIGYKTEAKSYSELEGMEFVFSLHPTAISLDQLVVSATRWEMDEREVPAKILTISAKEIAMQNPQTAADLLGNSGEIFIQKSQQGGGSPMIRGFSTNRLLYTVDGVRMNTAIFRSGNLQNVISLDPFAMENAEVIFGPVSLIYGSDAIGGVMSFQTLMPRYSLTGKTLVTGNAIARYSSANNEMTGHFHVKIGWKKWASVTSFSSNHFGDLRMGSYGPDDYLRPWYVQRQDSTDVVVTNDDPEVQKPTGYNQVNLMQKVGFKPSEHWEFVYGFHYSATTEYSRYDRLIRKKNGLPRSAEWYYGPQIWMMNNLTVTNKSVNTVYDHMTLRLAQQYFEESRIDRDYRKSTRYNRLEEVYAYSANLDFGKTLGSRHVFYYGLEAVVNDVNSTGTDEDISTGIFTMGPSRYPQSTWSSYAAYLSYQFKISEKLLAQAGLRYNQFVLNADFTDNLVFYPFPYSEVEINDGALTGNLGIVYNPTEQWAIVANASTGFRSPNVDDLGKVFDSEPGAVVVPNPDLKAEYAWNMELGVSKVFGEYMRIDVTGYYTLLDDAMVRRDYTLNGLDSIMYDGEMSRVQAIQNASQANVYGIQAGVEINLPQGFGLTSQFNYQKGEEELDDGSTSPLRHAAPWFGITHLTFNASKLTLDLYAIYNGEVSYENLPEEERGKDYLYAKDINGNPYSPAWYTLNLKAGYQITDVFSVFAGVENLTDQRYRPYSSGISAPGRNFMLTLKASF